CGCTGCCTCCCGAGCGTTTGTGAACCCGCAAAAGGACTTCGGCTTGGACGTCATCACGCGGATCAGCTACATCTCGGAGCACCCTGACGGGATTGACAGGCTGTCGTCGGCGATCAGGAAGAGCATTTCAAAGGCCGTGGCTGAAATGGCCGCCGAGGCAAAAGTCGACCTCGACGATATTTATGAAATCGTCGTCTCTGCCAACACGGCCATGGAGCATATTTTCATGGCCGTGCCGCCCGATAGCATCGGACGCGCGCCGTACGCGCCTGTTTTTAAGGACGAAATATTGCAGGCCGCCTCGTTCGCGGGCCTGCAGGCCGGAAAGTTTACTCGGCTGTACGTCCTGCCCTCAGTTTCGGCCTACATCGGGGCTGATATCGTTTCGGGTGCCTTGGCGACGGATATCGACGAGCGGCCGGGCAACGTCCTGTTCATTGACATCGGCACGAACGGGGAAATTATCCTGAAGCAGGGTGCCGGCATGATCGCTACATCATGCGCGGCCGGTCCAGCACTTGAGGGAATGAACATCAGCTGCGGCATGCGCGCGCAGGAAGGAGCCGTTCAGGACGTGGTCCTGAACGAGGCAACGGGAGAATTTTCGCTGGACGTGATCGGCGGGGGAGAACCCAAAGGAATCTGCGGATCCGGGCTGTTGGGCGCGATCGCTGAGATGCTGCGGGTCGGGTTGGTGGACAAAAACGGCCGGATGGTCAAGGAGTCGGCAATGGCGCCCGACGACGTGCGGCGCGGATGGCTGGGCGAGCGGGGCGGCAAAGCGGCCCTCTGCCTTGGCGACGCGGCTTTTGTGACCAAGTCGGATATTCGAAGCGTCCAGCTGTCGAAGACCGCCATTTTGTCGGGCGTGGTCGCGCTCCTTGAGAACGCAGGGCTGACCGCAGGCGAGGTCGGCGAGTACATCGTGGCCGGCCAGTTCGGGAAGCACCTGACGGAAGACATGCTCGTCCGAACAGGGCTTCTGCCGCAGGAAGCGCGAGGGAGAATCACCTACGCGGGCAACACGTCGATGAAAGGCGCGCTCAAGGTCATTTTGAACGGGCCGATGAGAAAAAAGCTGAGCGAGCTGTCAAAGGAAATCGAGTTTTTAGAGCTCTCCACAGTTGAAGGGTATGACAAGCTCTTTGTGAGAACCTCATATTTTCCGAGCGAGGAGTGAAACCATGGAAAAGGAAGAGTACTTGAAGAAACTGTCCGACGACGTTTTCGAATTTGAAGACGAGGAAATAAAAAAAGACGCACAAGACTACATTGAAGCTGGTTATCCGGCGCTGGACGGCATCATGGGCGGTCTTGTCG
This is a stretch of genomic DNA from Jonquetella anthropi DSM 22815. It encodes these proteins:
- a CDS encoding ASKHA domain-containing protein, whose protein sequence is MPKLLVHRANEQRSIEYAPGESLLHILLAHEVYIENPCNGRGSCGKCGVIIRGAEYERSADEKRFDTGSKRLACMIYPKDDLEVFLDGETEKSSGFVNAKELPDVPYVPFVSLKTCPVEPPGLRERTSWKEMLEAAFGPFGHELLYGLELRGGDYTAVYAGDRAIAIRPGRHEENYSVAVDIGTTTVQLILVDTARKRIAASRAFVNPQKDFGLDVITRISYISEHPDGIDRLSSAIRKSISKAVAEMAAEAKVDLDDIYEIVVSANTAMEHIFMAVPPDSIGRAPYAPVFKDEILQAASFAGLQAGKFTRLYVLPSVSAYIGADIVSGALATDIDERPGNVLFIDIGTNGEIILKQGAGMIATSCAAGPALEGMNISCGMRAQEGAVQDVVLNEATGEFSLDVIGGGEPKGICGSGLLGAIAEMLRVGLVDKNGRMVKESAMAPDDVRRGWLGERGGKAALCLGDAAFVTKSDIRSVQLSKTAILSGVVALLENAGLTAGEVGEYIVAGQFGKHLTEDMLVRTGLLPQEARGRITYAGNTSMKGALKVILNGPMRKKLSELSKEIEFLELSTVEGYDKLFVRTSYFPSEE